From the Streptomyces pluripotens genome, one window contains:
- a CDS encoding STAS domain-containing protein: protein MEHGRPAAVTAHRPSGATTVLPLRGEIDLLTAPTLAERIDALTAHPHPDLVLDLRPVDFIDCAGLRLLCRARNRALAKRGRLRLVTDSAGFLRMLRAAGLWGVFEVHARLPSQPTGTNGSC, encoded by the coding sequence GTGGAGCACGGCAGGCCCGCTGCGGTCACAGCCCACCGTCCGTCCGGCGCAACGACGGTCCTGCCGCTGCGCGGGGAGATCGATCTGTTGACGGCACCCACCCTGGCGGAGCGGATCGACGCGCTCACCGCGCATCCGCACCCGGACCTGGTGCTGGACCTCCGGCCGGTCGACTTCATCGACTGTGCGGGGCTGCGCCTGCTGTGCCGGGCGCGCAATCGGGCGCTGGCCAAGCGGGGCCGACTGCGGCTGGTCACGGACAGCGCGGGTTTCCTGCGGATGCTGCGCGCGGCGGGGTTGTGGGGCGTGTTCGAGGTGCATGCGCGGCTGCCGTCGCAGCCGACGGGGACCAACGGCTCCTGCTGA
- a CDS encoding site-2 protease family protein — MEETLSLGRIGGVRVGLHWSVLVIVALVTVALARGRFPEAHPGHSAFAYWALAVLTAVVFLVSLLAHELAHAVVARRNDVQVEGITLWMLGGAARLRGEAPSPAAELRIAGVGPLTSLLAGAVLAAAALGLGALHVSGLVVEAVAWLAAINVLLAVFNALPAAPLDGGRLLRAYLWHRTGDRLRATQGATAAGRALGWFMVVTGFADLLFIGNLAGLWPALIGWFLIAAATAEARQAQMRGALEGVPVSRVMTPDPVTVPATATLAAFLAEGPFGSYRHSAFPVLEADGSVTGLLTLRRVNAAPAHARATTTVREVMHPLGEVVTAVPQEPVLDLLPRLEANPLRRALVIDGGRVAGILTVADIARALAWPAARKV; from the coding sequence ATGGAGGAGACGCTGTCCCTCGGCCGGATCGGCGGCGTGCGGGTGGGCCTGCACTGGAGCGTGCTGGTCATCGTCGCCCTGGTGACGGTCGCACTGGCACGCGGCCGGTTCCCCGAAGCGCACCCGGGGCACTCCGCGTTCGCGTACTGGGCGCTCGCCGTGCTCACCGCAGTCGTGTTTCTCGTGTCGCTGCTGGCGCACGAACTGGCGCACGCGGTGGTGGCCCGGCGCAACGACGTCCAGGTGGAGGGCATCACCCTGTGGATGCTGGGCGGCGCGGCACGACTGCGTGGAGAGGCGCCGTCGCCTGCCGCGGAACTGCGCATCGCCGGTGTGGGGCCACTGACGAGTCTGCTGGCCGGTGCGGTACTCGCGGCCGCTGCACTGGGGCTGGGCGCGCTGCACGTATCCGGGCTGGTGGTGGAGGCCGTCGCCTGGCTGGCCGCGATCAACGTCCTGCTGGCGGTGTTCAACGCGCTGCCCGCCGCTCCGCTGGACGGAGGACGGTTGCTGAGGGCGTACCTGTGGCACCGTACCGGCGACCGGTTGCGGGCCACCCAGGGGGCCACGGCGGCGGGCCGAGCGCTGGGCTGGTTCATGGTGGTGACCGGATTCGCGGACTTGCTGTTCATCGGCAACCTGGCCGGGCTGTGGCCCGCGCTGATCGGCTGGTTCCTGATCGCGGCGGCCACCGCGGAGGCCCGTCAGGCGCAGATGCGCGGCGCCCTGGAAGGGGTTCCGGTGAGCCGGGTGATGACCCCGGACCCGGTGACCGTCCCGGCCACCGCGACACTCGCCGCCTTCCTGGCCGAAGGGCCCTTCGGTTCGTACCGGCACTCGGCGTTCCCGGTCCTGGAGGCGGACGGCTCCGTCACCGGACTACTCACGCTGAGGCGCGTGAACGCGGCACCGGCGCACGCGCGCGCGACCACCACGGTCCGTGAGGTGATGCACCCCCTGGGTGAAGTGGTGACGGCCGTTCCGCAGGAGCCGGTCCTCGACCTGCTTCCGCGTTTGGAGGCGAACCCCCTGCGGCGCGCCCTGGTCATCGACGGCGGCCGGGTCGCCGGAATCCTCACCGTCGCCGACATCGCCCGCGCCCTGGCCTGGCCGGCCGCACGCAAGGTCTGA
- a CDS encoding CBS domain-containing protein, which yields MNGTPALVNDVMTHRVVALRAGASFKDIVKAMREWRVSALPVLDSSGRVVGVVSEADLLPKEEYRDGDVGRYGQVQHLAEVRKANAVTAAELMTAPAMTVAPDATVGHAARIMARTRVKRLPVVGRDGTLKGIVSRSDLLKGFLRDDEDIAEEVRHEVVARLFGMHTEAIRVEVLDGVVTLAGRVRETVLIPLAARLARAVPGVVDVRCSLTGPRRHPDLAPDLPDSDPARLP from the coding sequence ATGAACGGCACTCCGGCCCTCGTGAACGACGTGATGACCCACCGGGTCGTCGCCCTGCGCGCGGGGGCTTCTTTCAAGGACATCGTGAAGGCCATGCGAGAGTGGCGGGTCAGCGCCCTCCCGGTCCTGGACAGTTCGGGGCGTGTCGTCGGTGTGGTCTCCGAGGCAGACCTGCTGCCCAAGGAGGAGTACCGGGACGGAGACGTCGGGCGGTACGGACAGGTGCAGCACCTCGCGGAGGTCCGCAAGGCGAACGCGGTGACCGCGGCGGAGCTGATGACGGCCCCGGCCATGACCGTGGCACCCGATGCCACCGTCGGCCACGCCGCGCGCATCATGGCGCGCACCAGGGTCAAGCGGTTGCCAGTCGTCGGCCGCGACGGCACTCTGAAAGGCATCGTCAGCCGTTCCGACTTGCTGAAGGGCTTCCTGCGGGACGACGAGGACATCGCCGAGGAGGTCCGGCACGAGGTTGTGGCACGACTCTTCGGCATGCACACCGAGGCCATCAGGGTCGAGGTGCTCGACGGTGTCGTCACGCTTGCCGGCCGGGTCCGTGAAACGGTCCTGATCCCGCTCGCCGCCCGCCTCGCACGGGCCGTGCCGGGCGTGGTCGACGTGCGGTGCTCGCTCACTGGGCCGCGCCGACACCCGGACCTCGCCCCCGACCTGCCGGACAGCGACCCCGCCCGCCTGCCCTGA
- a CDS encoding helix-turn-helix domain-containing protein — protein sequence MTEPTSPTGPTSPTAPVSRAEPASMTLVTEAPHGDLGRRVAARRAQLGLTRRQTAARAGMAVGYLRYLEEQPGAAPGTGSLIRLAEALETTVTELTGGAVDLPPGPGRAAREPRFTELGPDECRALLGTHGVGRLAVPTATGPVIVPVNYSVVDGAVVFRTSPGATPSLAVGAPVAFEVDRIDDAFSRGWSVLVRGYARTVTDPQEQHRCTEVASSAPWTGGTRDLWVRIDSPTVTGRRITN from the coding sequence ATGACCGAACCGACAAGCCCGACCGGGCCGACGAGCCCGACCGCACCAGTGAGCCGGGCCGAACCGGCGAGCATGACACTGGTGACGGAGGCGCCGCACGGAGATCTGGGCCGCCGCGTGGCCGCCCGGCGGGCGCAGCTCGGGCTGACCCGGCGGCAGACAGCCGCGCGGGCCGGCATGGCCGTCGGCTATCTCCGGTACCTTGAGGAACAGCCGGGTGCCGCGCCGGGCACGGGCTCACTGATCAGACTGGCCGAGGCCCTGGAGACCACGGTGACCGAGCTGACCGGCGGTGCTGTGGACCTGCCTCCCGGCCCCGGGCGCGCCGCCCGTGAACCCCGCTTCACCGAGCTGGGGCCCGACGAGTGTCGAGCCCTGTTGGGGACACACGGGGTGGGCCGGCTGGCGGTCCCCACGGCCACCGGACCGGTGATCGTGCCGGTCAACTACAGTGTCGTCGACGGTGCTGTGGTCTTCAGGACCTCACCCGGCGCCACTCCGTCGCTCGCGGTCGGTGCGCCGGTGGCCTTCGAGGTCGACCGGATCGACGACGCGTTCAGCCGGGGGTGGAGCGTGCTGGTCCGCGGGTACGCCCGGACCGTGACGGATCCGCAGGAGCAGCACCGTTGCACGGAGGTGGCGAGCAGCGCGCCCTGGACGGGAGGAACGCGTGACCTGTGGGTGCGGATCGACTCTCCGACCGTCACCGGGCGCCGGATCACGAACTGA
- a CDS encoding flavodoxin domain-containing protein, with translation MTDKAATKGKVLVTYGTTNGSTAEIAEAVAGVLGKAGLTAEALPARSVTSLAPYDAVVVGGGLYAGRWHKDARRFVRRHRRELAARPVWFFSSGPLDASAAERDIPPVRGVHRAMIQLDVRGHVTFGGRLEEGAKGRVARMILRSGKGGDFRDFTAIEKWAAQIAGDLARG, from the coding sequence ATGACGGACAAAGCAGCCACGAAGGGCAAAGTGCTGGTCACCTACGGAACCACCAACGGGTCCACGGCCGAGATCGCCGAGGCGGTGGCCGGCGTCCTGGGCAAGGCGGGACTGACGGCCGAAGCGCTGCCCGCCCGGTCCGTGACGAGCCTGGCGCCGTACGACGCCGTGGTGGTCGGCGGCGGGCTGTACGCAGGGCGCTGGCACAAGGACGCCCGCCGCTTCGTCCGCCGCCATCGCCGCGAGCTCGCGGCACGACCGGTGTGGTTCTTCAGCAGCGGCCCACTGGACGCTTCTGCCGCGGAGCGGGACATTCCGCCGGTGCGCGGGGTGCATCGCGCCATGATCCAGTTGGATGTGCGCGGTCACGTGACGTTCGGCGGCCGTCTGGAAGAGGGCGCCAAAGGGCGGGTGGCCCGGATGATCCTCCGCTCCGGAAAGGGCGGGGACTTCCGGGATTTCACCGCCATCGAGAAGTGGGCGGCGCAGATCGCCGGGGATCTGGCCCGCGGCTGA
- a CDS encoding Rv1733c family protein: MSAHRRLWRLRSNSLRRREDVMEAWIVLAVWVLIVVGGAVAGVVTARAAAAVFTHQRAEQHAVQAVLVAGVPLAPTVWSADGRVRAEVRWLAPDGTAHTGRTLVDSGLKAGSRVTVWVDGQGQLMLTKPAGPAEGALEAGLLGLGAALAFAAPVYGAGALARAWLDRRRSADWEREWELVGPRWTHRTS, encoded by the coding sequence ATGAGCGCACACAGGCGGCTGTGGCGGCTGCGGAGCAATTCGCTGCGTCGGCGCGAGGACGTCATGGAAGCCTGGATCGTGCTGGCAGTCTGGGTACTGATCGTGGTCGGCGGTGCCGTCGCCGGGGTGGTCACGGCCCGTGCCGCGGCGGCGGTGTTCACGCACCAGCGTGCCGAGCAGCACGCCGTCCAGGCCGTGCTTGTCGCGGGCGTCCCACTCGCCCCAACGGTCTGGTCGGCCGATGGCCGAGTCCGGGCGGAGGTTCGCTGGCTCGCCCCCGACGGTACGGCGCACACCGGGCGGACACTGGTCGACTCCGGTCTGAAGGCCGGGTCCCGGGTGACGGTGTGGGTGGACGGCCAGGGACAGCTCATGCTCACGAAGCCGGCAGGGCCCGCCGAGGGCGCCCTCGAGGCCGGCCTCCTCGGACTCGGGGCTGCCCTCGCCTTCGCCGCTCCGGTGTACGGAGCGGGCGCACTCGCGCGGGCGTGGCTCGACCGTCGGCGCTCGGCCGACTGGGAAAGGGAGTGGGAACTGGTGGGACCTCGCTGGACCCACCGGACGAGCTGA
- a CDS encoding zinc-dependent alcohol dehydrogenase family protein: protein MKGFVFHGPGEASWQDVPDPGLKEPTDAIVKVGAVTICGTDLHILKGDVPEVRPGTVLGHEAVGEIVEVGSDVRTVRPGDRVLVSCITSCGRCRFCREQSYGQCRGGGGWILGHLVDGTQAEYVRVPYADLSVHPLPAAVRSEDAVLLADIFPTAYEVGVLNGCVRPGDTVAVVGAGPIGLAAIATARLFAPERIIAADLVPARLEAARRLGADAVADVREAPGQLVADLTDGLGADVVIEAVGRPESFELCTRMVRPGGHVANIGVHGKPATLALEDLWSKNVTITTGLVDTYSTPTLLRMAAAGRLPTQQLVTHVLPLEQMEEAYDVFSQADETGALKVVLGGERHEVAVPVA from the coding sequence ATGAAAGGCTTCGTCTTCCACGGTCCCGGAGAGGCGTCCTGGCAGGACGTCCCGGACCCCGGCCTCAAGGAACCGACCGACGCCATCGTGAAGGTCGGCGCCGTGACCATCTGTGGAACGGACCTGCACATCCTCAAGGGCGATGTGCCCGAAGTGCGCCCGGGAACGGTGCTGGGCCACGAGGCCGTCGGCGAGATCGTCGAGGTCGGCAGCGACGTACGCACCGTACGGCCGGGGGACCGGGTACTGGTCTCGTGCATCACCTCGTGCGGACGGTGCCGTTTCTGCCGGGAGCAGAGCTACGGGCAGTGCCGGGGCGGCGGGGGTTGGATCCTCGGCCATCTGGTGGACGGTACACAGGCCGAGTACGTCCGCGTCCCTTACGCCGACCTGTCAGTGCATCCGCTGCCCGCCGCCGTGCGCAGCGAGGACGCCGTATTGCTCGCGGACATCTTCCCGACCGCCTACGAGGTGGGCGTGCTCAACGGGTGCGTACGGCCCGGGGACACCGTCGCCGTCGTCGGCGCCGGCCCCATCGGACTCGCGGCGATCGCCACGGCGCGTCTGTTCGCGCCGGAGCGGATCATCGCCGCCGACCTGGTACCGGCCCGGCTGGAGGCCGCCAGGCGGCTAGGCGCCGACGCGGTGGCCGACGTCCGCGAGGCGCCCGGCCAACTGGTGGCCGATCTGACCGACGGACTCGGCGCGGACGTGGTCATAGAAGCGGTGGGCCGGCCGGAGAGCTTCGAACTGTGCACCCGCATGGTCCGTCCCGGCGGTCACGTGGCCAACATCGGTGTACACGGCAAGCCGGCCACACTCGCCCTGGAAGACCTGTGGAGCAAGAACGTGACCATCACGACCGGTCTGGTGGACACCTACTCCACCCCCACTCTGCTGCGGATGGCCGCGGCGGGCCGGTTGCCGACCCAACAACTGGTCACCCATGTCCTCCCGCTGGAACAGATGGAGGAGGCCTACGACGTCTTCTCCCAGGCCGACGAGACGGGTGCCCTGAAAGTGGTGCTCGGTGGCGAACGGCACGAAGTGGCCGTTCCCGTAGCCTGA
- a CDS encoding GAF domain-containing sensor histidine kinase, which translates to MAIPEEPRVRLPQLRLDELLEELQARLDAARGTRDRVHSLLEAVLSVGRELDLEHALHSIVEAAAALVDAEYAALGVIGPDGSTLTAFHTVGATDQDIAAIGHFPEGHGILGELIRHPAPLRLSKLSQHPSSYGFPPNHPPMNSFLGVPIRVRGQVFGNLYLTEKRGGLDFDEEDEAVLSTLAVAAGVAIDNARLYEESLLRERWLLANAEISHSLMSGSERAEALDLIAERAREITGSALAAVAMPMADAPALGVEIAVGAEADAHRGLVLPLGESLMGLAFSAAAPVSSDDVNSDARVAPEPPRFRGLGPAVAVPIGTSEGGVRGVVLVAREAGRPVFSAKETEMLQGFAAQAAIAMELAERRQDAQQIALLEDRDRIARDLHDLAIQRLFATGMTLQSAGRFIEHSEAAERVLRAVDDLDETIKIIRSTIFGLRTREGAAGTGLRARIVRMVGEATPVLGFAPSVRMEGLIDTDVPSEIADHIVAVLSEALTNIARHAHADRAQVVVTTDGREVCLKVSDNGVGIPPDGRRSGLRNMAERAESLGGRLQVSGAGTGGAEVEWRVPLPADHGHQ; encoded by the coding sequence GTGGCAATCCCGGAGGAGCCCCGCGTGCGATTGCCGCAGCTGCGGCTCGACGAGCTGCTGGAGGAGTTGCAGGCTCGGCTGGATGCGGCCCGCGGCACCCGAGACCGGGTGCACAGCCTCCTGGAGGCGGTTCTGTCCGTGGGGCGCGAGCTGGACCTGGAACACGCACTGCACTCCATCGTCGAGGCGGCCGCCGCGCTCGTGGACGCCGAGTACGCCGCCCTCGGCGTCATCGGCCCCGACGGCAGCACCCTGACGGCCTTCCACACCGTAGGCGCGACCGACCAGGACATCGCCGCGATCGGCCATTTCCCCGAGGGCCACGGCATCCTGGGCGAGTTGATCCGCCATCCGGCGCCGCTCCGGCTGTCGAAGCTCTCCCAGCATCCCTCGTCGTACGGCTTCCCACCGAACCACCCGCCGATGAACAGTTTCCTCGGCGTCCCCATCCGGGTCCGGGGCCAGGTCTTCGGCAACCTCTACCTGACCGAGAAGCGCGGGGGGCTGGATTTCGACGAAGAGGACGAGGCGGTGTTGTCGACGCTGGCCGTCGCGGCCGGCGTAGCCATCGACAACGCCCGTCTCTACGAGGAGTCCCTGCTGCGTGAGCGGTGGCTGCTGGCGAACGCGGAGATCAGTCACAGCCTGATGTCCGGTAGCGAACGCGCCGAGGCGCTGGACCTGATCGCGGAACGGGCCCGGGAGATCACGGGATCGGCCCTGGCGGCGGTGGCGATGCCCATGGCGGACGCACCGGCCCTCGGCGTGGAGATCGCCGTGGGGGCGGAAGCCGACGCGCACCGGGGTCTCGTGCTACCGCTGGGGGAGAGCCTGATGGGTCTGGCCTTCTCCGCCGCTGCTCCGGTCAGCAGCGATGACGTGAACAGCGACGCGCGGGTCGCTCCCGAGCCCCCGCGTTTCCGCGGGCTCGGCCCCGCTGTGGCTGTCCCGATCGGTACCAGCGAGGGGGGCGTCCGAGGCGTGGTCCTGGTGGCCCGGGAAGCCGGCCGGCCGGTTTTCTCGGCGAAGGAGACCGAGATGCTGCAGGGCTTTGCCGCCCAGGCTGCGATCGCGATGGAACTGGCCGAGCGCCGGCAGGATGCCCAGCAGATCGCGCTGCTGGAGGACCGCGACCGGATCGCGCGGGACCTGCACGACCTGGCCATTCAGCGGCTGTTCGCTACCGGCATGACCTTGCAGAGCGCAGGTCGCTTCATCGAGCACTCCGAGGCGGCCGAACGGGTGTTGCGGGCCGTGGACGACCTCGACGAGACGATCAAGATCATCAGGTCGACGATCTTCGGACTGCGGACCAGGGAGGGCGCCGCCGGAACCGGACTGCGGGCGCGGATCGTCCGGATGGTCGGCGAGGCCACCCCCGTGCTGGGCTTTGCCCCCAGCGTGCGCATGGAGGGACTGATCGACACTGACGTGCCGTCCGAGATCGCCGATCACATCGTGGCGGTGCTCTCCGAGGCCCTCACCAACATCGCCCGGCACGCCCACGCCGACCGGGCACAGGTGGTGGTCACGACGGACGGCCGTGAGGTGTGCCTGAAGGTTTCGGACAACGGCGTGGGCATCCCGCCCGACGGGCGCCGCAGCGGGCTGCGGAACATGGCCGAGCGGGCGGAGTCGCTCGGCGGGCGGCTACAGGTGTCCGGGGCCGGCACAGGAGGCGCCGAGGTGGAATGGAGGGTCCCGCTGCCCGCCGACCACGGGCACCAGTAG
- a CDS encoding pyridoxamine 5'-phosphate oxidase family protein produces the protein MIRHPDPAHRRIDLDRAEALRLLGSVPLGRIVFTRQALPTVHPVNHVLDGGDIVIRTPEGVALTSQSGPAERIGVVVAYEADAIDPDTHLGWSVVVTGYARLVTDPGELARIRSLLRTWAPLQGMDHAVRIRPELVTGVLLTAGPPGAPGRRSGKD, from the coding sequence ATGATCCGTCACCCTGATCCGGCGCACCGGCGCATCGACCTCGACCGTGCCGAGGCGCTGCGACTGCTGGGCAGCGTGCCGTTGGGGAGGATCGTCTTCACCCGGCAGGCGCTGCCCACCGTCCACCCGGTCAATCACGTCCTGGACGGCGGTGACATAGTGATCCGCACGCCCGAGGGCGTGGCCCTCACCTCGCAGTCCGGCCCGGCCGAGCGCATCGGTGTGGTGGTCGCCTACGAGGCCGACGCCATCGATCCGGACACTCATCTCGGCTGGAGCGTGGTGGTCACCGGATACGCCCGCCTGGTCACCGATCCCGGCGAACTGGCCCGCATCCGATCGCTCTTGCGTACCTGGGCGCCGCTGCAGGGCATGGATCACGCGGTCCGCATCCGCCCGGAACTGGTCACGGGGGTGCTCCTCACGGCGGGCCCGCCAGGTGCCCCTGGGCGCCGGTCGGGAAAGGACTGA
- the ppdK gene encoding pyruvate, phosphate dikinase, producing the protein MVRYVYDFRDGDRGLADLLGGKGANLAEMTRLGLPVPPGFTVTTEACRAFLATGEEPEGMSAEISRHLSALETATGRLLGQPDDPLLLSVRSGARFSMPGMMETVLDIGLNDASVLGLAKVSGSERFAWDSYRRLVQMFGSTVMGVDPALFDEAMTLLKEARKAPDDLHLDASDLAWLVESYKRLIRNETGRDFPQSPAQQLQQAVLAVFRSWNAARARLYRHREHIPDDLGTAVTVQRMVFGNLGPDSGSGVAFTRDPATGRPGLYGDYLPNAQGEDVVAGIRDTMTLAELERLDPRSYQRLHDHARTLERHYRDLCDIEFTIERGTLWMLQTRVGKRTAEAAFAIAAELVGEGLITVDEGLNRVNGEGLARLMFPRFDTDRAGDVLAHGVPASPGAAVGAAVFDSAEAVRRAAAGEQVVLVREETTPDDLPGMVAAQAVLTSRGGKTSHAAVVARGMGRVCVCGAQDLVVNTGARRFTARDGIVVEEGDVISVDGSVGAVYPGKVPLIASATMRYLESGEQADSVVAAVARTLEHADVVRRLEVRANADTPEDAARARRFGAQGIGLCRTEHMFLGERRKLVEEMILARTDAGREQALAALLPLQRQDFAGILEAMDGLPVTIRLLDPPLHEFLPDRVQLAVRIASAEASGGRPDPHDVELLDAVNRMHEENPMLGLRGVRLGLVVPGLVAMQVRAVAEAVVERTRAGGSPRAEIMVPLVGAVEELRLAREEVTRVLAEVSEETGVPVRCPVGTMIELPRAALTAGRIAEEAEFFSFGTNDLTQTTWGFSRDDVEAAFFPAYLDKDVFATSPFETLDREGVGRLVRIAVEEGRAARPGLQTGVCGEHGGDPESIHFFHAVGLDYVSCSPFRVPVARLEAGRAALNGIGTSDTR; encoded by the coding sequence ATGGTCCGTTACGTGTACGACTTCCGGGACGGCGACCGGGGCCTGGCCGACCTACTCGGCGGCAAGGGTGCCAACCTGGCCGAGATGACCCGGCTGGGACTGCCGGTGCCTCCGGGGTTCACCGTCACGACCGAGGCGTGCCGTGCCTTCCTGGCCACCGGTGAGGAGCCGGAGGGCATGTCGGCCGAGATCTCCCGGCACTTGTCGGCCCTGGAGACGGCGACCGGACGGCTGCTGGGGCAGCCGGACGACCCGCTGCTGCTGTCCGTGCGGTCCGGAGCCCGGTTCTCCATGCCCGGGATGATGGAGACGGTGCTGGACATCGGCCTGAACGACGCCTCTGTGCTCGGCCTCGCCAAGGTCTCCGGCAGTGAGCGCTTCGCCTGGGACTCCTACCGTCGGCTCGTCCAGATGTTCGGCAGTACGGTGATGGGGGTTGATCCCGCCCTGTTCGACGAGGCGATGACCCTGCTCAAGGAGGCCCGCAAGGCCCCCGACGACCTGCATCTGGATGCGTCCGACCTCGCCTGGCTGGTGGAGTCGTACAAGCGGCTGATCCGCAACGAGACGGGCCGTGACTTCCCGCAGTCCCCGGCCCAGCAGCTGCAGCAGGCGGTCCTCGCCGTCTTCCGGTCGTGGAACGCCGCGCGCGCCCGGCTGTACCGGCACCGCGAGCACATCCCCGACGACCTGGGCACCGCGGTCACCGTGCAGCGCATGGTGTTCGGCAACCTCGGCCCCGACTCGGGCAGTGGCGTCGCCTTCACCCGCGACCCGGCCACCGGACGCCCGGGCCTGTACGGGGACTATCTGCCCAACGCCCAGGGAGAGGACGTCGTCGCCGGAATCCGCGACACCATGACACTCGCCGAGCTGGAACGGCTGGACCCGCGCTCGTACCAGCGGCTGCACGACCATGCGCGCACGCTGGAACGGCACTACCGGGATCTGTGCGACATCGAGTTCACGATCGAGCGCGGCACTCTGTGGATGCTGCAGACCCGGGTCGGCAAGCGGACGGCCGAGGCCGCGTTCGCCATCGCCGCCGAACTGGTCGGGGAAGGACTGATCACGGTCGACGAGGGCCTGAACCGGGTCAACGGTGAAGGACTCGCACGGCTGATGTTCCCCCGGTTCGATACCGACCGGGCCGGAGACGTGCTCGCCCACGGTGTGCCAGCCTCCCCGGGCGCGGCGGTCGGTGCAGCCGTGTTCGACTCCGCGGAGGCGGTGCGGAGGGCCGCGGCGGGCGAGCAGGTGGTGCTCGTGCGCGAGGAGACCACACCCGATGACCTGCCCGGTATGGTCGCCGCCCAGGCCGTGCTGACCAGTCGGGGAGGAAAGACCAGCCACGCGGCCGTCGTCGCCCGCGGGATGGGCCGAGTCTGTGTCTGCGGCGCACAGGACCTCGTCGTGAACACCGGGGCCCGGCGCTTCACCGCCCGGGACGGAATCGTCGTCGAGGAGGGCGACGTCATCTCGGTTGACGGGTCAGTCGGCGCGGTCTACCCGGGCAAGGTCCCGCTGATCGCCTCGGCGACCATGCGTTACCTGGAGTCCGGCGAACAGGCGGACAGTGTGGTCGCGGCGGTCGCCCGCACTCTGGAACACGCCGACGTGGTGCGGCGGCTGGAGGTGCGGGCCAACGCCGACACGCCGGAAGACGCCGCGCGCGCCCGGCGGTTCGGGGCGCAGGGCATCGGACTGTGCCGTACCGAGCACATGTTCCTCGGCGAACGGCGCAAGTTGGTCGAGGAGATGATCCTCGCCCGTACGGACGCCGGGCGCGAGCAGGCTCTGGCGGCTCTTCTTCCGCTCCAACGGCAGGACTTCGCGGGCATCCTGGAGGCGATGGACGGCTTGCCGGTCACGATACGGCTGCTTGACCCACCGCTGCACGAGTTCCTGCCCGACCGCGTCCAACTCGCCGTGCGCATCGCCTCCGCCGAGGCCAGTGGTGGACGGCCCGACCCACACGACGTGGAGTTGCTCGACGCGGTGAACCGGATGCACGAGGAGAACCCGATGCTCGGCCTGCGTGGCGTCCGGCTCGGGCTCGTCGTGCCGGGCCTGGTCGCCATGCAGGTGCGAGCGGTCGCCGAGGCGGTGGTCGAACGTACCCGCGCCGGGGGCTCGCCACGGGCGGAGATCATGGTGCCACTCGTCGGCGCCGTGGAGGAGCTCCGGCTCGCCCGCGAGGAGGTGACCCGGGTACTGGCTGAGGTAAGTGAGGAGACAGGGGTACCGGTCCGGTGTCCCGTCGGCACGATGATCGAGCTGCCTCGTGCGGCGCTCACGGCGGGACGGATCGCCGAAGAGGCGGAGTTCTTCTCCTTCGGCACCAACGACCTGACCCAGACCACCTGGGGTTTCTCCCGCGACGACGTCGAGGCCGCCTTCTTCCCGGCCTACCTGGACAAGGACGTCTTCGCCACCTCGCCGTTCGAGACCCTCGACCGCGAGGGGGTGGGCCGGCTGGTTCGGATCGCCGTGGAGGAGGGCCGGGCAGCCCGACCGGGGCTGCAGACCGGCGTCTGCGGCGAGCACGGTGGCGACCCTGAGTCGATCCACTTCTTCCACGCCGTCGGCCTGGACTACGTCTCCTGCTCGCCGTTCCGGGTTCCGGTGGCCCGTCTGGAGGCGGGCCGGGCCGCGCTGAATGGAATCGGCACGAGCGACACCAGGTGA